Proteins found in one Bombus terrestris chromosome 1, iyBomTerr1.2, whole genome shotgun sequence genomic segment:
- the LOC100649079 gene encoding ELAV-like protein 3 isoform X2 has protein sequence MMANGMDTVVQQNGGSTLGQASQEESKTNLIVNYLPQSMTQDEIRSLFASIGEVESCKLIRDKLTGQSLGYGFVNYHRPEDAEKAINTLNGLRLQNKTIKVSYARPSSEAIKGANLYVSGLPKNMTQQDLENLFNPYGRIITSRILCDNITVRQFVTGGGDYLPGLSKGVGFIRFDQRVEAERAIQELNGTVPKGSSEPITVKFANNPSNNNKAIPPLAYLAPQATRRYGGPIHHPTGRFRYIPLSPLSSTGKAMLAINKGLQRYSPLAGDLLANSMLPGNAMNGSGWCIFVYNLAPETEENVLWQLFGPFGAVQSVKVIRDLQTNKCKGFGFVTMTNYDEAVVAIQSLNGYTLGNRVLQVSFKTNKSKAT, from the exons ATGATGGCGAACGGAATGGACACAGTCGTGCAACAAAATGGTGGATCCACCCTCGGGCAGGCCTCGCAGGAAGAGTCCAAGACGAATCTCATTGTAAATTATTTGCCACAGAGCATGACACAGGATGAGATTCGATCCCTCTTTGCGAGCATAGGCGAGGTGGAGAGCTGCAAGTTGATTCGCGATAAACTCACCG GTCAGAGTTTAGGTTACGGTTTTGTTAACTATCACCGGCCTGAGGATGCTGAGAAAGCGATAAACACGCTCAACGGTCTTCGTCTGCAAAACAAAACGATCAAG GTATCGTACGCGAGACCGAGCAGCGAGGCGATCAAAGGGGCAAACCTGTACGTGAGCGGTTTGCCGAAGAACATGACGCAACAAGACCTGGAGAATCTGTTCAACCCATATGGCAGAATCATCACATCGCGGATACTTTGCGACAACATCACCG TACGACAGTTTGTGACCGGCGGCGGAGACTATTTGCCCG GATTGTCGAAAGGGGTCGGTTTCATAAGGTTCGACCAGCGGGTCGAGGCCGAGAGGGCGATTCAAGAGTTAAACGGTACCGTTCCGAAGGGCTCATCCGAGCCGATCACCGTCAAGTTCGCCAACAATCCGAGTAACAACAACAAGGCGATACCGCCGTTGGCCTATCTGGCACCGCAGGCGACCCGACGATATGGCGGCCCGATCCACCATCCAACCGGCCGCTTCAGGTACATTCCACTGTCGCCACTATCCAG CACTGGCAAGGCCATGCTTGCCATTAACAAAGGCTTACAGAG GTACAGCCCGCTGGCAGGCGATCTCTTGGCGAACTCAATGCTACCCGGGAACGCGATGAACGGTTCCGGCTGGTGTATCTTCGTGTACAACCTCGCTCCAGAGACCGAGGAGAACGTGCTGTGGCAGTTATTCGGTCCGTTCGGCGCCGTCCAATCGGTCAAAGTGATCCGCGACCTGCAGACGAACAAGTGCAAAGGCTTCGGTTTCGTGACGATGACCAACTATGACGAGGCGGTGGTCGCCATCCAGAGCTTGAACGGTTACACGCTCGGTAACCGGGTTCTTCAAGTGAGCTTCAAGACGAACAAGAGCAAGGCGACGTAG
- the LOC100649079 gene encoding ELAV-like protein 1 isoform X8: MMANGMDTVVQQNGGSTLGQASQEESKTNLIVNYLPQSMTQDEIRSLFASIGEVESCKLIRDKLTGQSLGYGFVNYHRPEDAEKAINTLNGLRLQNKTIKVSYARPSSEAIKGANLYVSGLPKNMTQQDLENLFNPYGRIITSRILCDNITVRQFVTGGGDYLPGLSKGVGFIRFDQRVEAERAIQELNGTVPKGSSEPITVKFANNPSNNNKAIPPLAYLAPQATRRYGGPIHHPTGRFSRYSPLAGDLLANSMLPGNAMNGSGWCIFVYNLAPETEENVLWQLFGPFGAVQSVKVIRDLQTNKCKGFGFVTMTNYDEAVVAIQSLNGYTLGNRVLQVSFKTNKSKAT, encoded by the exons ATGATGGCGAACGGAATGGACACAGTCGTGCAACAAAATGGTGGATCCACCCTCGGGCAGGCCTCGCAGGAAGAGTCCAAGACGAATCTCATTGTAAATTATTTGCCACAGAGCATGACACAGGATGAGATTCGATCCCTCTTTGCGAGCATAGGCGAGGTGGAGAGCTGCAAGTTGATTCGCGATAAACTCACCG GTCAGAGTTTAGGTTACGGTTTTGTTAACTATCACCGGCCTGAGGATGCTGAGAAAGCGATAAACACGCTCAACGGTCTTCGTCTGCAAAACAAAACGATCAAG GTATCGTACGCGAGACCGAGCAGCGAGGCGATCAAAGGGGCAAACCTGTACGTGAGCGGTTTGCCGAAGAACATGACGCAACAAGACCTGGAGAATCTGTTCAACCCATATGGCAGAATCATCACATCGCGGATACTTTGCGACAACATCACCG TACGACAGTTTGTGACCGGCGGCGGAGACTATTTGCCCG GATTGTCGAAAGGGGTCGGTTTCATAAGGTTCGACCAGCGGGTCGAGGCCGAGAGGGCGATTCAAGAGTTAAACGGTACCGTTCCGAAGGGCTCATCCGAGCCGATCACCGTCAAGTTCGCCAACAATCCGAGTAACAACAACAAGGCGATACCGCCGTTGGCCTATCTGGCACCGCAGGCGACCCGACGATATGGCGGCCCGATCCACCATCCAACCGGCCGCTTCAG TAG GTACAGCCCGCTGGCAGGCGATCTCTTGGCGAACTCAATGCTACCCGGGAACGCGATGAACGGTTCCGGCTGGTGTATCTTCGTGTACAACCTCGCTCCAGAGACCGAGGAGAACGTGCTGTGGCAGTTATTCGGTCCGTTCGGCGCCGTCCAATCGGTCAAAGTGATCCGCGACCTGCAGACGAACAAGTGCAAAGGCTTCGGTTTCGTGACGATGACCAACTATGACGAGGCGGTGGTCGCCATCCAGAGCTTGAACGGTTACACGCTCGGTAACCGGGTTCTTCAAGTGAGCTTCAAGACGAACAAGAGCAAGGCGACGTAG
- the LOC100649079 gene encoding ELAV-like protein 3 isoform X7 has translation MMANGMDTVVQQNGGSTLGQASQEESKTNLIVNYLPQSMTQDEIRSLFASIGEVESCKLIRDKLTGQSLGYGFVNYHRPEDAEKAINTLNGLRLQNKTIKVSYARPSSEAIKGANLYVSGLPKNMTQQDLENLFNPYGRIITSRILCDNITVRQFVTGGGDYLPGLSKGVGFIRFDQRVEAERAIQELNGTVPKGSSEPITVKFANNPSNNNKAIPPLAYLAPQATRRYGGPIHHPTGRFRYIPLSPLSRYSPLAGDLLANSMLPGNAMNGSGWCIFVYNLAPETEENVLWQLFGPFGAVQSVKVIRDLQTNKCKGFGFVTMTNYDEAVVAIQSLNGYTLGNRVLQVSFKTNKSKAT, from the exons ATGATGGCGAACGGAATGGACACAGTCGTGCAACAAAATGGTGGATCCACCCTCGGGCAGGCCTCGCAGGAAGAGTCCAAGACGAATCTCATTGTAAATTATTTGCCACAGAGCATGACACAGGATGAGATTCGATCCCTCTTTGCGAGCATAGGCGAGGTGGAGAGCTGCAAGTTGATTCGCGATAAACTCACCG GTCAGAGTTTAGGTTACGGTTTTGTTAACTATCACCGGCCTGAGGATGCTGAGAAAGCGATAAACACGCTCAACGGTCTTCGTCTGCAAAACAAAACGATCAAG GTATCGTACGCGAGACCGAGCAGCGAGGCGATCAAAGGGGCAAACCTGTACGTGAGCGGTTTGCCGAAGAACATGACGCAACAAGACCTGGAGAATCTGTTCAACCCATATGGCAGAATCATCACATCGCGGATACTTTGCGACAACATCACCG TACGACAGTTTGTGACCGGCGGCGGAGACTATTTGCCCG GATTGTCGAAAGGGGTCGGTTTCATAAGGTTCGACCAGCGGGTCGAGGCCGAGAGGGCGATTCAAGAGTTAAACGGTACCGTTCCGAAGGGCTCATCCGAGCCGATCACCGTCAAGTTCGCCAACAATCCGAGTAACAACAACAAGGCGATACCGCCGTTGGCCTATCTGGCACCGCAGGCGACCCGACGATATGGCGGCCCGATCCACCATCCAACCGGCCGCTTCAGGTACATTCCACTGTCGCCACTATCCAG GTACAGCCCGCTGGCAGGCGATCTCTTGGCGAACTCAATGCTACCCGGGAACGCGATGAACGGTTCCGGCTGGTGTATCTTCGTGTACAACCTCGCTCCAGAGACCGAGGAGAACGTGCTGTGGCAGTTATTCGGTCCGTTCGGCGCCGTCCAATCGGTCAAAGTGATCCGCGACCTGCAGACGAACAAGTGCAAAGGCTTCGGTTTCGTGACGATGACCAACTATGACGAGGCGGTGGTCGCCATCCAGAGCTTGAACGGTTACACGCTCGGTAACCGGGTTCTTCAAGTGAGCTTCAAGACGAACAAGAGCAAGGCGACGTAG
- the LOC100649079 gene encoding ELAV-like protein 1 isoform X9 produces the protein MMANGMDTVVQQNGGSTLGQASQEESKTNLIVNYLPQSMTQDEIRSLFASIGEVESCKLIRDKLTGQSLGYGFVNYHRPEDAEKAINTLNGLRLQNKTIKVSYARPSSEAIKGANLYVSGLPKNMTQQDLENLFNPYGRIITSRILCDNITVRQFVTGGGDYLPGLSKGVGFIRFDQRVEAERAIQELNGTVPKGSSEPITVKFANNPSNNNKAIPPLAYLAPQATRRYGGPIHHPTGRFRYSPLAGDLLANSMLPGNAMNGSGWCIFVYNLAPETEENVLWQLFGPFGAVQSVKVIRDLQTNKCKGFGFVTMTNYDEAVVAIQSLNGYTLGNRVLQVSFKTNKSKAT, from the exons ATGATGGCGAACGGAATGGACACAGTCGTGCAACAAAATGGTGGATCCACCCTCGGGCAGGCCTCGCAGGAAGAGTCCAAGACGAATCTCATTGTAAATTATTTGCCACAGAGCATGACACAGGATGAGATTCGATCCCTCTTTGCGAGCATAGGCGAGGTGGAGAGCTGCAAGTTGATTCGCGATAAACTCACCG GTCAGAGTTTAGGTTACGGTTTTGTTAACTATCACCGGCCTGAGGATGCTGAGAAAGCGATAAACACGCTCAACGGTCTTCGTCTGCAAAACAAAACGATCAAG GTATCGTACGCGAGACCGAGCAGCGAGGCGATCAAAGGGGCAAACCTGTACGTGAGCGGTTTGCCGAAGAACATGACGCAACAAGACCTGGAGAATCTGTTCAACCCATATGGCAGAATCATCACATCGCGGATACTTTGCGACAACATCACCG TACGACAGTTTGTGACCGGCGGCGGAGACTATTTGCCCG GATTGTCGAAAGGGGTCGGTTTCATAAGGTTCGACCAGCGGGTCGAGGCCGAGAGGGCGATTCAAGAGTTAAACGGTACCGTTCCGAAGGGCTCATCCGAGCCGATCACCGTCAAGTTCGCCAACAATCCGAGTAACAACAACAAGGCGATACCGCCGTTGGCCTATCTGGCACCGCAGGCGACCCGACGATATGGCGGCCCGATCCACCATCCAACCGGCCGCTTCAG GTACAGCCCGCTGGCAGGCGATCTCTTGGCGAACTCAATGCTACCCGGGAACGCGATGAACGGTTCCGGCTGGTGTATCTTCGTGTACAACCTCGCTCCAGAGACCGAGGAGAACGTGCTGTGGCAGTTATTCGGTCCGTTCGGCGCCGTCCAATCGGTCAAAGTGATCCGCGACCTGCAGACGAACAAGTGCAAAGGCTTCGGTTTCGTGACGATGACCAACTATGACGAGGCGGTGGTCGCCATCCAGAGCTTGAACGGTTACACGCTCGGTAACCGGGTTCTTCAAGTGAGCTTCAAGACGAACAAGAGCAAGGCGACGTAG
- the LOC100649079 gene encoding ELAV-like protein 3 isoform X6: MMANGMDTVVQQNGGSTLGQASQEESKTNLIVNYLPQSMTQDEIRSLFASIGEVESCKLIRDKLTGQSLGYGFVNYHRPEDAEKAINTLNGLRLQNKTIKVSYARPSSEAIKGANLYVSGLPKNMTQQDLENLFNPYGRIITSRILCDNITVRQFVTGGGDYLPGLSKGVGFIRFDQRVEAERAIQELNGTVPKGSSEPITVKFANNPSNNNKAIPPLAYLAPQATRRYGGPIHHPTGRFRYIPLSPLSSRYSPLAGDLLANSMLPGNAMNGSGWCIFVYNLAPETEENVLWQLFGPFGAVQSVKVIRDLQTNKCKGFGFVTMTNYDEAVVAIQSLNGYTLGNRVLQVSFKTNKSKAT; the protein is encoded by the exons ATGATGGCGAACGGAATGGACACAGTCGTGCAACAAAATGGTGGATCCACCCTCGGGCAGGCCTCGCAGGAAGAGTCCAAGACGAATCTCATTGTAAATTATTTGCCACAGAGCATGACACAGGATGAGATTCGATCCCTCTTTGCGAGCATAGGCGAGGTGGAGAGCTGCAAGTTGATTCGCGATAAACTCACCG GTCAGAGTTTAGGTTACGGTTTTGTTAACTATCACCGGCCTGAGGATGCTGAGAAAGCGATAAACACGCTCAACGGTCTTCGTCTGCAAAACAAAACGATCAAG GTATCGTACGCGAGACCGAGCAGCGAGGCGATCAAAGGGGCAAACCTGTACGTGAGCGGTTTGCCGAAGAACATGACGCAACAAGACCTGGAGAATCTGTTCAACCCATATGGCAGAATCATCACATCGCGGATACTTTGCGACAACATCACCG TACGACAGTTTGTGACCGGCGGCGGAGACTATTTGCCCG GATTGTCGAAAGGGGTCGGTTTCATAAGGTTCGACCAGCGGGTCGAGGCCGAGAGGGCGATTCAAGAGTTAAACGGTACCGTTCCGAAGGGCTCATCCGAGCCGATCACCGTCAAGTTCGCCAACAATCCGAGTAACAACAACAAGGCGATACCGCCGTTGGCCTATCTGGCACCGCAGGCGACCCGACGATATGGCGGCCCGATCCACCATCCAACCGGCCGCTTCAGGTACATTCCACTGTCGCCACTATCCAG TAG GTACAGCCCGCTGGCAGGCGATCTCTTGGCGAACTCAATGCTACCCGGGAACGCGATGAACGGTTCCGGCTGGTGTATCTTCGTGTACAACCTCGCTCCAGAGACCGAGGAGAACGTGCTGTGGCAGTTATTCGGTCCGTTCGGCGCCGTCCAATCGGTCAAAGTGATCCGCGACCTGCAGACGAACAAGTGCAAAGGCTTCGGTTTCGTGACGATGACCAACTATGACGAGGCGGTGGTCGCCATCCAGAGCTTGAACGGTTACACGCTCGGTAACCGGGTTCTTCAAGTGAGCTTCAAGACGAACAAGAGCAAGGCGACGTAG
- the LOC100649079 gene encoding ELAV-like protein 2 isoform X5 — MMANGMDTVVQQNGGSTLGQASQEESKTNLIVNYLPQSMTQDEIRSLFASIGEVESCKLIRDKLTGQSLGYGFVNYHRPEDAEKAINTLNGLRLQNKTIKVSYARPSSEAIKGANLYVSGLPKNMTQQDLENLFNPYGRIITSRILCDNITGLSKGVGFIRFDQRVEAERAIQELNGTVPKGSSEPITVKFANNPSNNNKAIPPLAYLAPQATRRYGGPIHHPTGRFRYIPLSPLSSTGKAMLAINKGLQSRYSPLAGDLLANSMLPGNAMNGSGWCIFVYNLAPETEENVLWQLFGPFGAVQSVKVIRDLQTNKCKGFGFVTMTNYDEAVVAIQSLNGYTLGNRVLQVSFKTNKSKAT, encoded by the exons ATGATGGCGAACGGAATGGACACAGTCGTGCAACAAAATGGTGGATCCACCCTCGGGCAGGCCTCGCAGGAAGAGTCCAAGACGAATCTCATTGTAAATTATTTGCCACAGAGCATGACACAGGATGAGATTCGATCCCTCTTTGCGAGCATAGGCGAGGTGGAGAGCTGCAAGTTGATTCGCGATAAACTCACCG GTCAGAGTTTAGGTTACGGTTTTGTTAACTATCACCGGCCTGAGGATGCTGAGAAAGCGATAAACACGCTCAACGGTCTTCGTCTGCAAAACAAAACGATCAAG GTATCGTACGCGAGACCGAGCAGCGAGGCGATCAAAGGGGCAAACCTGTACGTGAGCGGTTTGCCGAAGAACATGACGCAACAAGACCTGGAGAATCTGTTCAACCCATATGGCAGAATCATCACATCGCGGATACTTTGCGACAACATCACCG GATTGTCGAAAGGGGTCGGTTTCATAAGGTTCGACCAGCGGGTCGAGGCCGAGAGGGCGATTCAAGAGTTAAACGGTACCGTTCCGAAGGGCTCATCCGAGCCGATCACCGTCAAGTTCGCCAACAATCCGAGTAACAACAACAAGGCGATACCGCCGTTGGCCTATCTGGCACCGCAGGCGACCCGACGATATGGCGGCCCGATCCACCATCCAACCGGCCGCTTCAGGTACATTCCACTGTCGCCACTATCCAG CACTGGCAAGGCCATGCTTGCCATTAACAAAGGCTTACAGAG TAG GTACAGCCCGCTGGCAGGCGATCTCTTGGCGAACTCAATGCTACCCGGGAACGCGATGAACGGTTCCGGCTGGTGTATCTTCGTGTACAACCTCGCTCCAGAGACCGAGGAGAACGTGCTGTGGCAGTTATTCGGTCCGTTCGGCGCCGTCCAATCGGTCAAAGTGATCCGCGACCTGCAGACGAACAAGTGCAAAGGCTTCGGTTTCGTGACGATGACCAACTATGACGAGGCGGTGGTCGCCATCCAGAGCTTGAACGGTTACACGCTCGGTAACCGGGTTCTTCAAGTGAGCTTCAAGACGAACAAGAGCAAGGCGACGTAG
- the LOC100649079 gene encoding ELAV-like protein 3 isoform X1, whose product MMANGMDTVVQQNGGSTLGQASQEESKTNLIVNYLPQSMTQDEIRSLFASIGEVESCKLIRDKLTGQSLGYGFVNYHRPEDAEKAINTLNGLRLQNKTIKVSYARPSSEAIKGANLYVSGLPKNMTQQDLENLFNPYGRIITSRILCDNITVRQFVTGGGDYLPGLSKGVGFIRFDQRVEAERAIQELNGTVPKGSSEPITVKFANNPSNNNKAIPPLAYLAPQATRRYGGPIHHPTGRFRYIPLSPLSSTGKAMLAINKGLQSRYSPLAGDLLANSMLPGNAMNGSGWCIFVYNLAPETEENVLWQLFGPFGAVQSVKVIRDLQTNKCKGFGFVTMTNYDEAVVAIQSLNGYTLGNRVLQVSFKTNKSKAT is encoded by the exons ATGATGGCGAACGGAATGGACACAGTCGTGCAACAAAATGGTGGATCCACCCTCGGGCAGGCCTCGCAGGAAGAGTCCAAGACGAATCTCATTGTAAATTATTTGCCACAGAGCATGACACAGGATGAGATTCGATCCCTCTTTGCGAGCATAGGCGAGGTGGAGAGCTGCAAGTTGATTCGCGATAAACTCACCG GTCAGAGTTTAGGTTACGGTTTTGTTAACTATCACCGGCCTGAGGATGCTGAGAAAGCGATAAACACGCTCAACGGTCTTCGTCTGCAAAACAAAACGATCAAG GTATCGTACGCGAGACCGAGCAGCGAGGCGATCAAAGGGGCAAACCTGTACGTGAGCGGTTTGCCGAAGAACATGACGCAACAAGACCTGGAGAATCTGTTCAACCCATATGGCAGAATCATCACATCGCGGATACTTTGCGACAACATCACCG TACGACAGTTTGTGACCGGCGGCGGAGACTATTTGCCCG GATTGTCGAAAGGGGTCGGTTTCATAAGGTTCGACCAGCGGGTCGAGGCCGAGAGGGCGATTCAAGAGTTAAACGGTACCGTTCCGAAGGGCTCATCCGAGCCGATCACCGTCAAGTTCGCCAACAATCCGAGTAACAACAACAAGGCGATACCGCCGTTGGCCTATCTGGCACCGCAGGCGACCCGACGATATGGCGGCCCGATCCACCATCCAACCGGCCGCTTCAGGTACATTCCACTGTCGCCACTATCCAG CACTGGCAAGGCCATGCTTGCCATTAACAAAGGCTTACAGAG TAG GTACAGCCCGCTGGCAGGCGATCTCTTGGCGAACTCAATGCTACCCGGGAACGCGATGAACGGTTCCGGCTGGTGTATCTTCGTGTACAACCTCGCTCCAGAGACCGAGGAGAACGTGCTGTGGCAGTTATTCGGTCCGTTCGGCGCCGTCCAATCGGTCAAAGTGATCCGCGACCTGCAGACGAACAAGTGCAAAGGCTTCGGTTTCGTGACGATGACCAACTATGACGAGGCGGTGGTCGCCATCCAGAGCTTGAACGGTTACACGCTCGGTAACCGGGTTCTTCAAGTGAGCTTCAAGACGAACAAGAGCAAGGCGACGTAG
- the LOC100649079 gene encoding ELAV-like protein 3 isoform X3 has translation MMANGMDTVVQQNGGSTLGQASQEESKTNLIVNYLPQSMTQDEIRSLFASIGEVESCKLIRDKLTGQSLGYGFVNYHRPEDAEKAINTLNGLRLQNKTIKVSYARPSSEAIKGANLYVSGLPKNMTQQDLENLFNPYGRIITSRILCDNITVRQFVTGGGDYLPGLSKGVGFIRFDQRVEAERAIQELNGTVPKGSSEPITVKFANNPSNNNKAIPPLAYLAPQATRRYGGPIHHPTGRFSTGKAMLAINKGLQSRYSPLAGDLLANSMLPGNAMNGSGWCIFVYNLAPETEENVLWQLFGPFGAVQSVKVIRDLQTNKCKGFGFVTMTNYDEAVVAIQSLNGYTLGNRVLQVSFKTNKSKAT, from the exons ATGATGGCGAACGGAATGGACACAGTCGTGCAACAAAATGGTGGATCCACCCTCGGGCAGGCCTCGCAGGAAGAGTCCAAGACGAATCTCATTGTAAATTATTTGCCACAGAGCATGACACAGGATGAGATTCGATCCCTCTTTGCGAGCATAGGCGAGGTGGAGAGCTGCAAGTTGATTCGCGATAAACTCACCG GTCAGAGTTTAGGTTACGGTTTTGTTAACTATCACCGGCCTGAGGATGCTGAGAAAGCGATAAACACGCTCAACGGTCTTCGTCTGCAAAACAAAACGATCAAG GTATCGTACGCGAGACCGAGCAGCGAGGCGATCAAAGGGGCAAACCTGTACGTGAGCGGTTTGCCGAAGAACATGACGCAACAAGACCTGGAGAATCTGTTCAACCCATATGGCAGAATCATCACATCGCGGATACTTTGCGACAACATCACCG TACGACAGTTTGTGACCGGCGGCGGAGACTATTTGCCCG GATTGTCGAAAGGGGTCGGTTTCATAAGGTTCGACCAGCGGGTCGAGGCCGAGAGGGCGATTCAAGAGTTAAACGGTACCGTTCCGAAGGGCTCATCCGAGCCGATCACCGTCAAGTTCGCCAACAATCCGAGTAACAACAACAAGGCGATACCGCCGTTGGCCTATCTGGCACCGCAGGCGACCCGACGATATGGCGGCCCGATCCACCATCCAACCGGCCGCTTCAG CACTGGCAAGGCCATGCTTGCCATTAACAAAGGCTTACAGAG TAG GTACAGCCCGCTGGCAGGCGATCTCTTGGCGAACTCAATGCTACCCGGGAACGCGATGAACGGTTCCGGCTGGTGTATCTTCGTGTACAACCTCGCTCCAGAGACCGAGGAGAACGTGCTGTGGCAGTTATTCGGTCCGTTCGGCGCCGTCCAATCGGTCAAAGTGATCCGCGACCTGCAGACGAACAAGTGCAAAGGCTTCGGTTTCGTGACGATGACCAACTATGACGAGGCGGTGGTCGCCATCCAGAGCTTGAACGGTTACACGCTCGGTAACCGGGTTCTTCAAGTGAGCTTCAAGACGAACAAGAGCAAGGCGACGTAG
- the LOC100649079 gene encoding ELAV-like protein 3 isoform X4 — translation MMANGMDTVVQQNGGSTLGQASQEESKTNLIVNYLPQSMTQDEIRSLFASIGEVESCKLIRDKLTGQSLGYGFVNYHRPEDAEKAINTLNGLRLQNKTIKVSYARPSSEAIKGANLYVSGLPKNMTQQDLENLFNPYGRIITSRILCDNITVRQFVTGGGDYLPGLSKGVGFIRFDQRVEAERAIQELNGTVPKGSSEPITVKFANNPSNNNKAIPPLAYLAPQATRRYGGPIHHPTGRFSTGKAMLAINKGLQRYSPLAGDLLANSMLPGNAMNGSGWCIFVYNLAPETEENVLWQLFGPFGAVQSVKVIRDLQTNKCKGFGFVTMTNYDEAVVAIQSLNGYTLGNRVLQVSFKTNKSKAT, via the exons ATGATGGCGAACGGAATGGACACAGTCGTGCAACAAAATGGTGGATCCACCCTCGGGCAGGCCTCGCAGGAAGAGTCCAAGACGAATCTCATTGTAAATTATTTGCCACAGAGCATGACACAGGATGAGATTCGATCCCTCTTTGCGAGCATAGGCGAGGTGGAGAGCTGCAAGTTGATTCGCGATAAACTCACCG GTCAGAGTTTAGGTTACGGTTTTGTTAACTATCACCGGCCTGAGGATGCTGAGAAAGCGATAAACACGCTCAACGGTCTTCGTCTGCAAAACAAAACGATCAAG GTATCGTACGCGAGACCGAGCAGCGAGGCGATCAAAGGGGCAAACCTGTACGTGAGCGGTTTGCCGAAGAACATGACGCAACAAGACCTGGAGAATCTGTTCAACCCATATGGCAGAATCATCACATCGCGGATACTTTGCGACAACATCACCG TACGACAGTTTGTGACCGGCGGCGGAGACTATTTGCCCG GATTGTCGAAAGGGGTCGGTTTCATAAGGTTCGACCAGCGGGTCGAGGCCGAGAGGGCGATTCAAGAGTTAAACGGTACCGTTCCGAAGGGCTCATCCGAGCCGATCACCGTCAAGTTCGCCAACAATCCGAGTAACAACAACAAGGCGATACCGCCGTTGGCCTATCTGGCACCGCAGGCGACCCGACGATATGGCGGCCCGATCCACCATCCAACCGGCCGCTTCAG CACTGGCAAGGCCATGCTTGCCATTAACAAAGGCTTACAGAG GTACAGCCCGCTGGCAGGCGATCTCTTGGCGAACTCAATGCTACCCGGGAACGCGATGAACGGTTCCGGCTGGTGTATCTTCGTGTACAACCTCGCTCCAGAGACCGAGGAGAACGTGCTGTGGCAGTTATTCGGTCCGTTCGGCGCCGTCCAATCGGTCAAAGTGATCCGCGACCTGCAGACGAACAAGTGCAAAGGCTTCGGTTTCGTGACGATGACCAACTATGACGAGGCGGTGGTCGCCATCCAGAGCTTGAACGGTTACACGCTCGGTAACCGGGTTCTTCAAGTGAGCTTCAAGACGAACAAGAGCAAGGCGACGTAG